In one window of Miscanthus floridulus cultivar M001 chromosome 12, ASM1932011v1, whole genome shotgun sequence DNA:
- the LOC136496677 gene encoding probable serine/threonine-protein kinase At1g01540 isoform X1 encodes MSDSELSQGTLVFGLHLWELVGIGVGAAFVLLLVLLSLLCLLASRRRRRRRAAPVLQLPVVVPNAQPKHPAAKPPKDIQEVPSPGAAAPAAAPAKAPLAQVLQAPPPDSIQIETGKEHRITFPEQPPPPHHQRSGGASSRCASGESRGGGGEPGVPEVSHLGWGHWYTLKELEDATCMFADEKVIGEGGYGIVYHGVLEGGVQVAVKNLLNNRGQAEREFTVEVEAIGRVRHKNLVRLLGYCAEGNQRMLVYEYVNNGNLEQWLHGDVGPVSPLTWDIRMKIILGTAKGLMYLHEGLEPKVVHRDVKSSNILLDKHWNAKLSDFGLAKLLGSERSYVTTRVMGTFGLDINTAYKIRITQDKQECGGLFFYFIACRYVAPEYAGTGMLNETSDVYSFGILIMEIISGRVPVDYNRPPGEINLVEWLKTMVSNRNSEGVLDPKMTEKPTSRTLKKALLVALRCVDPEARKRPKIGHVIHMLEVDDFPYRDERRGGKAPTQARSVETPASEPGDSSGNNTPKDAPTGEPFKWRNQED; translated from the exons ATGTCGGACTCTGAGCTGTCCCAGGGCACGCTGGTGTTCGGCCTCCACCTCTGGGAGCTCGTCGGCATCGGTGTCGGTGCCGCATTCGTGCTCCTCCTAGTGCTCCTCTCCCTGCTCTGCCTCCtcgcctcccgccgccgccgccgccgccgcgccgctcccGTCCTCCAACTCCCCGTCGTCGTGCCCAATGCCCAGCCCAAGCACCCCGCCGCCAAGCCCCCCAAGGACATCCAGGAGGTGCCCTCCCCCGGCGCCGcggcccccgccgccgccccggccAAGGCGCCGCTCGCCCAGGTTCtgcaggcgccgccgccggacTCCATCCAGATCGAGACGGGGAAGGAGCACCGCATCACGTTCCCGGAGCAGCCGCCGCCCCCGCACCACCAGCGGAGCGGGGGGGCCTCGTCTCGGTGCGCCAGCGGGGAGAGCCGTGGCGGTGGCGGGGAACCGGGGGTCCCGGAGGTCTCGCACCTGGGGTGGGGCCACTGGTACACGCTCAAGGAGCTCGAGGACGCCACGTGCATGTTCGCCGACGAGAAGGTGATCGGCGAGGGCGGCTACGGCATAGTGTACCACGGCGTGCTCGAGGGCGGAGTGCAGGTCGCCGTCAAAAACTTGCTCAACAACAG GGGGCAGGCAGAACGGGAATTCACGGTTGAGGTGGAAGCTATCGGTCGGGTGCGACACAAGAACCTTGTGCGGTTGTTAGGATATTGCGCTGAAGGCAACCAAAG GATGCTTGTGTATGAATATGTTAATAATGGAAACTTGGAGCAATGGCTCCATGGTGATGTTGGTCCTGTGAGCCCTCTTACATGGGATATAAGAATGAAGATTATTCTGGGAACAGCAAAAGG TTTAATGTATTTGCATGAGGGGCTTGAGCCAAAGGTGGTTCACCGTGATGTCAAGTCGAGCAATATTCTTCTTGACAAGCATTGGAATGCAAAGCTTTCTGATTTTGGGCTAGCGAAACTTTTGGGTTCAGAGAGGAGTTATGTCACAACCAGGGTCATGGGGACATTTGGGTTAGACATCAACACTGCTTATAAGATTAGGATCACGCAAGATAAGCAAGAATGTGGTggcttatttttttattttatcgcTTGCAGGTATGTTGCACCAGAGTATGCGGGCACTGGCATGTTGAATGAAACTAGCGATGTCTATAGTTTTGGAATTCTTATCATGGAAATAATATCTGGCCGTGTACCTGTTGATTACAACAGGCCGCCAGGGGAG ATTAATCTTGTTGAGTGGCTGAAGACAATGGTCAGCAACAGAAACTCTGAAGGGGTTTTGGATCCAAAGATGACTGAGAAGCCTACTTCTAGGACATTGAAGAAGGCTTTGCTAGTGGCTCTGCGGTGCGTAGATCCTGAAGCTCGCAAGAGGCCGAAGATTGGGCATGTCATTCACATGCTTGAAGTTGATGATTTTCCGTACAGAGAT GAGCGTCGGGGTGGAAAAGCTCCAACTCAAGCAAGATCGGTGGAAACACCTGCAAGTGAACCTGGTGATAGCAGCGGAAACAACACCCCAAAGGATGCACCGACGGGAGAACCTTTCAAGTGGAGAAATCAGGAAGACTAG
- the LOC136496677 gene encoding probable serine/threonine-protein kinase At1g01540 isoform X2 — protein MSDSELSQGTLVFGLHLWELVGIGVGAAFVLLLVLLSLLCLLASRRRRRRRAAPVLQLPVVVPNAQPKHPAAKPPKDIQEVPSPGAAAPAAAPAKAPLAQVLQAPPPDSIQIETGKEHRITFPEQPPPPHHQRSGGASSRCASGESRGGGGEPGVPEVSHLGWGHWYTLKELEDATCMFADEKVIGEGGYGIVYHGVLEGGVQVAVKNLLNNRGQAEREFTVEVEAIGRVRHKNLVRLLGYCAEGNQRMLVYEYVNNGNLEQWLHGDVGPVSPLTWDIRMKIILGTAKGLMYLHEGLEPKVVHRDVKSSNILLDKHWNAKLSDFGLAKLLGSERSYVTTRVMGTFGYVAPEYAGTGMLNETSDVYSFGILIMEIISGRVPVDYNRPPGEINLVEWLKTMVSNRNSEGVLDPKMTEKPTSRTLKKALLVALRCVDPEARKRPKIGHVIHMLEVDDFPYRDERRGGKAPTQARSVETPASEPGDSSGNNTPKDAPTGEPFKWRNQED, from the exons ATGTCGGACTCTGAGCTGTCCCAGGGCACGCTGGTGTTCGGCCTCCACCTCTGGGAGCTCGTCGGCATCGGTGTCGGTGCCGCATTCGTGCTCCTCCTAGTGCTCCTCTCCCTGCTCTGCCTCCtcgcctcccgccgccgccgccgccgccgcgccgctcccGTCCTCCAACTCCCCGTCGTCGTGCCCAATGCCCAGCCCAAGCACCCCGCCGCCAAGCCCCCCAAGGACATCCAGGAGGTGCCCTCCCCCGGCGCCGcggcccccgccgccgccccggccAAGGCGCCGCTCGCCCAGGTTCtgcaggcgccgccgccggacTCCATCCAGATCGAGACGGGGAAGGAGCACCGCATCACGTTCCCGGAGCAGCCGCCGCCCCCGCACCACCAGCGGAGCGGGGGGGCCTCGTCTCGGTGCGCCAGCGGGGAGAGCCGTGGCGGTGGCGGGGAACCGGGGGTCCCGGAGGTCTCGCACCTGGGGTGGGGCCACTGGTACACGCTCAAGGAGCTCGAGGACGCCACGTGCATGTTCGCCGACGAGAAGGTGATCGGCGAGGGCGGCTACGGCATAGTGTACCACGGCGTGCTCGAGGGCGGAGTGCAGGTCGCCGTCAAAAACTTGCTCAACAACAG GGGGCAGGCAGAACGGGAATTCACGGTTGAGGTGGAAGCTATCGGTCGGGTGCGACACAAGAACCTTGTGCGGTTGTTAGGATATTGCGCTGAAGGCAACCAAAG GATGCTTGTGTATGAATATGTTAATAATGGAAACTTGGAGCAATGGCTCCATGGTGATGTTGGTCCTGTGAGCCCTCTTACATGGGATATAAGAATGAAGATTATTCTGGGAACAGCAAAAGG TTTAATGTATTTGCATGAGGGGCTTGAGCCAAAGGTGGTTCACCGTGATGTCAAGTCGAGCAATATTCTTCTTGACAAGCATTGGAATGCAAAGCTTTCTGATTTTGGGCTAGCGAAACTTTTGGGTTCAGAGAGGAGTTATGTCACAACCAGGGTCATGGGGACATTTGG GTATGTTGCACCAGAGTATGCGGGCACTGGCATGTTGAATGAAACTAGCGATGTCTATAGTTTTGGAATTCTTATCATGGAAATAATATCTGGCCGTGTACCTGTTGATTACAACAGGCCGCCAGGGGAG ATTAATCTTGTTGAGTGGCTGAAGACAATGGTCAGCAACAGAAACTCTGAAGGGGTTTTGGATCCAAAGATGACTGAGAAGCCTACTTCTAGGACATTGAAGAAGGCTTTGCTAGTGGCTCTGCGGTGCGTAGATCCTGAAGCTCGCAAGAGGCCGAAGATTGGGCATGTCATTCACATGCTTGAAGTTGATGATTTTCCGTACAGAGAT GAGCGTCGGGGTGGAAAAGCTCCAACTCAAGCAAGATCGGTGGAAACACCTGCAAGTGAACCTGGTGATAGCAGCGGAAACAACACCCCAAAGGATGCACCGACGGGAGAACCTTTCAAGTGGAGAAATCAGGAAGACTAG
- the LOC136496752 gene encoding small ribosomal subunit protein eS10z, whose amino-acid sequence MIIPKKNRNEICKYLFKEGVLYAKKDYNLAKHPQIDVPNLQVIKLMQSFKSKEYVRETFSWQYYYWYLTNDGIEHLRNYLNLPSEIVPATLKKSARPPGRPFGSGPPGDRPPRGPGRFEGDRPRFGDRDGYRGGPRGAPGDFGGDKGGAPAEFQPSFRSSGGRPGFGRGGGSGFGAGPTSSSME is encoded by the exons ATG ATCATCCCCAAGAAGAACCGCAATGAGATATGCAAGTACCTCTTCAAGG AGGGCGTGCTGTACGCCAAGAAGGATTACAACCTGGCGAAGCACCCACAGATTGATGTGCCCAACCTCCAGGTGATCAAGCTCATGCAGAGTTTCAAGTCCAAGGAATACGTCAGGGAGACCTTCTCCTGGCAGTACTACTACTGGTATCTCACCAATGACGGCATTGAGCACCTCCGCAACTACCTGAACCTCCCGTCTGAGATCGTGCCTGCCACGCTCAAGAAGTCTGCCAGGCCACCAGGCCGCCCATTCGGCTCTGGCCCTCCTGGTGACCGCCCGCCAAG GGGCCCAGGTCGTTTTGAAGGCGACAGGCCTAGGTTTGGTGACAGGGATGGGTACCGTGGTGGTCCTCGTGGCGCTCCTGGTGACTTTGGTGGCGACAAGGGTGGAGCTCCTGCTGAGTTCCAGCCGTCTTTCAGG AGTTCTGGTGGGAGGCCTGGGTTTGGCCGTGGTGGTGGAAGCGGCTTTGGCGCTGGCCCGACCTCGTCTTCCATGGAGTGA